The Drosophila teissieri strain GT53w chromosome X, Prin_Dtei_1.1, whole genome shotgun sequence genome has a segment encoding these proteins:
- the LOC122624494 gene encoding mucin-5AC isoform X2 has protein sequence MTHCLWSTLLGLLSVLSAATSRSVRQLPSAYPPVLPTGYYGQPPYAYPPYGYGYQAPPPVYQPYYDNVFGVFKSYPGGGFPVRFDYNNRCSRNYIGIKPHPDQQQYYYVCKPDCVIFSKCRSLESFDASSGRCVQHVPQHRPDHRPPQCEKEGRFPHPHDCKVYYRCDKNRTQPWLFACPAGTIFSPVERKCLPGDQCPSTEISDSGSYIPQNCELKFPECAEEGTFRSPTDCALYYTCRLQASGTYLQTRFKCPGSNSFDIERKLCRPRSEVDCFDFVPGPVQVPYAPQPYYPPYPAAPPLYEEDDYDTEAKEQQPALKSEKVQLTALGFERPSLDVVELPAPAAIPKVIPKTPTATEPTTDSAYPKYPAYPSYPSYEYASHHRGKETAAENLEVEEEGVPRKLKLSENIAFEPEDAPTPAPLKDTSNYQYKRYTYGTSENDVTEAPELKSPLKGLHLSQNIVIVNTETTAKPEVPTCPTSATQGTTPKPSTTTTVRSTTPIISSTEPHSTATAKSTTERPTTVTEKTSPATEKPRTTAGTSTTHKRSTTTHHTSHKTSTASSTTKKRTTPRTSKSTKKPHSTTPKLTTTPPKRTTPTHKSTAATTTTEIPKSTTGKTSTAAATTRKSTESSPEPHKSTAATTEKPKSTTEKTSTAAATTKKSTESSPKPSSSTEKATTTPKHSTTTTPTTTVTSTTPITTTTASRSSTESTSTQPPTTTTTQPTTTTTAKSTPTKNPTTIAPKISTTTTTTEKPKTTTTTTTTQKTTPTAPTTTKFTTTTQNPATTTPETTSTQHSTTTTPQPTKKTTRKSTTTPQPTKKTTRKSTTTPKPTTRAPKTSPTTTTTEQPRTTTTAIPATTAQKTTTHKRETTPQKTSTTAPTSKTTHNNPEPTTEQHSTPKTSTGTEKTTISTSKPATERSTENPTTASVKTSALPSSTQKATSTTSESTTTTQKITTPTPKPTTLKPSTQEPISSTHEASTVSTTTKKATESSPLPTLSTEEPTTTPNPLATTTPTIPTTTTVAATTRITTTTISESSTETTSSPKPEPTTPKPTTTTAPETTTVTISTQNPITSSPKTSSATIPTAKPSSSTQRPTTPTRQPTTVTAPTTSIGTTKVPTTTTPQVSTASTAVTTVTRPPCPDHDSTSDQNTHPACTQEHQQVNLLELQSPQKQEKPTHTQTNTAFAGSRNTLDGQEVPDYMDDAPSSADAESGQATTARAPTMSTLAAAHLLQKLFHIISTTPPSKEHAPTQRPSSQLSSSPRPRGVTIAQMAKHNLATSKPFIAHSLRLSIQQLASTQKRSIPPKALVTHNTTKKEPEDSEYYDSETSEQYADEDNEVLDKTQPKAMSSTTVAAVIPAAPSTSTEPQAHETTSVPSPTKAAPSSTAQPIESTTGEPDYGDSSGGSDYVNDANDIASGVVSSLEARKNFLLSLLKQRLTPTEVKKPLPAMTTSTTTGAPQSSSSSASPASTTSESTASPTSSTARPALTASKHLRPEALSRQKSSTPLSAEYYDEDEDYMEDEPAAFSDADQKERGATLVGDKPPAATAKRHVAPPSAQPVAQTMLNILATRSEANEVEVKGASDGVQFRKLGSKEGQTPTESPTNSASVVAEALSRRLADRVGHPSGPTVPHTSNPKPTESVMQTTIQSRIPQTESSSQTPPSTSAATPATPATPATQATQKPRTFESGKQKPESIAQSTQEIVTQTTPESAPPATARATAAPVPVAVRQEVLSVNSRPWLLAARNQTVHLTPISSISSISSAARAPSNPVSLANRSFNPLVSSPEDHSTEKVPQLIVKVYEPIDLKIVFCPKSCDQDHDHKFDGVCTAIVSSGRLGTSHAK, from the exons ATGACGCACTGCCTTTGGTCGACACTGCTGGGCCTGCTGTCCGTGCTCTCCGCCGCCACCAGCCGCTCGGTGCGGCAACTACCAAGCGCATATCCACCGGTGCTGCCCACCGGATACTACGGACAGCCGCCGTATGCTTACCCACCCTACGGCTATGGCTACCAGGCGCCACCACCCGTCTACCAGCCTTACTACGACAACGTTTTCGGCGTCTTCAAGAGCTACCCCGGCGGTGGGTTCCCCGTGCGGTTCGATTAC AATAATCGCTGCTCACGCAACTACATTGGCATCAAGCCCCATCCCGACCAGCAGCAGTACTACTACGTCTGCAAGCCCGACTGCGTTATCTTCAGCAAATGCCGCAGCCTTGAG AGCTTCGACGCCAGCAGCGGGCGATGCGTGCAACACGTTCCGCAGCACAGACCGGACCACCGGCCGCCGCAGTGCGAGAAGGAGGGCCGCTTTCCACACCCCCACGACTGCAAGGTGTACTACAGGTGCGATAAAAACCGGACGCAGCCCTGGCTATTCGCCTGCCCGGCGGGCACCATTTTCTCGCCGGTGGAGCGCAAATGCCTGCCCGGCGACCAGTGCCCCTCGACGGAGATATCGGACAGCGGCAGCTACATTCCCCAGAACTGCGAGCTGAAGTTTCCCGAGTGCGCCGAGGAAGGCACCTTCCGCTCCCCGACGGACTGCGCCCTCTACTACACGTGTCGCCTGCAGGCAAGTGGCACCTATCTGCAGACACGATTCAAATGCCCCGGCAGCAATAGCTTCGATATCGAGCGGAAGCTGTGTCGTCCCCGCAGTGAAGTCGACTGCTTTGACTTTGTTCCGGGACCCGTGCAGGTGCCCTACGCCCCACAGCCCTACTATCCGCCCTATCCAGCTGCACCCCCGCTCTACGAAGAGGACGACTACGATACGGAAGCCAAGGAACAGCAGCCTGCCCTTAAGTCCGAGAAGGTTCAGCTAACGGCGCTGGGCTTTGAAAGACCTTCATTGGATGTGGTGGAGCTGCCAGCTCCAGCGGCCATTCCAAAGGTCATTCCAAAGACCCCAACCGCTACGGAACCTACCACTGATTCTGCCTATCCTAAATACCCCGCCTATCCCTCGTACCCCTCATATGAGTATGCATCACACCATCGCGGCAAGGAAACGGCTGCAGAAAACTTAGAAGTTGAGGAAGAGGGCGTTCCGCGCAAACTAAAGCTCTCGGAAAACATTGCCTTCGAACCAGAGGATGCACCTACTCCTGCGCCTTTAAAGGATACTAGTAATTATCAATACAAAAGATATACCTATGGTACTTCCGAGAACGATGTCACGGAGGCTCCGGAACTCAAATCACCTTTAAAGGGCTTGCACCTTTCGCAAAATATTGTCATTGTCAATACAGAGACTACTGCAAAGCCAGAGGTGCCTACATGCCCCACTAGTGCAACACAGGGTACAACACCCAAACCAAGCACAACTACCACAGTCAGAAGTACCACCCCAATAATTTCAAGTACGGAACCACATAGCACAGCGACCGCGAAATCTACTACTGAAAGACCAACAACAGTTACTGAGAAAACCTCGCCAGCTACCGAAAAACCGAGGACTACTGCAGGGACATCAACGACTCATAAACGAAGTACGACCACTCACCACACTTCTCACAAAACGTCAACAGCTTCTAGCACtaccaaaaaaagaacaacTCCCCGAACTTCGAAGAGTACAAAGAAGCCACATAGTACCACTCCCAAACTAACCACAACGCCTCCGAAAAGAACAACGCCTACTCACAAATCtactgcagcaacaactactACTGAGATACCAAAATCGACTACTGGGAAAACATCAACAGCTGCCGCTACCACTAGGAAATCCACAGAAAGTTCCCCTGAACCTCACAAATCTACTGCAGCCACAACTGAGAAACCAAAATCGACTACTGAGAAAACATCAACAGCTGCCGCTACCACTAAGAAATCCACGGAAAGTTCCCCTAAACCTTCAAGCAGTACGGAAAAAGCAACTACAACTCCCAAACATtcaacaacaacgacaccaACGACAACAGTTACATCCACAACtccaataacaacaaccaccGCTTCGAGATCCTCCACGGAAAGTACGTCCACTCAAcccccaacaacaacaaccactcaaccaacaacaacgacaactgCGAAGTCAACACCTACGAAAAATCCAACAACTATTGCCCCGAAAATCTCTACAACGACAACGACCACGGAAAAGCCCaaaactactactactacaacaacGACCCAGAAGACGACTCCGACAGCCCCAACAACAACTAAATTCACTACAACTACACAAAATCCGGCTACAACTACACCGGAAACTACATCTACTCAacactcaacaacaactacgCCTCAACCAACAAAGAAGACGACTCGGAAGTCAACCACTACGCCTCAACCAACAAAGAAGACGACTCGGAAGTCGACCACTACGCCAAAACCAACAACGAGGGCTCCGAAAACCTCTCCAACAACAACGACCACGGAACAGCCAAGAACTACTACTACGGCTATACCAGCAACAACGGCACAGAAGACGACTACACACAAACGGGAAACAACTCCACAGAAGACCTCGACAACAGCACCTACCAGCAAAACAACACATAATAATCCAGAACCTACGACTGAACAACATAGTACTCCGAAAACATCAACAGGCACCGAAAAGACAACGATTAGTACTTCCAAGCCTGCCACCGAAAGAAGTACCGAAAATCCAACTACGGCCTCTGTGAAAACTTCTGCATTACCTAGCTCCACTCAAAAAGCAACCAGCACTACTTCCGAATCGACTACAACGACTCAGAAAATAACCACGCCGACTCCGAAACCAACTACGCTGAAACCCTCTACTCAGGAACCAATATCTTCTACTCATGAAGCTTCCACGGTTTCTACTACCACGAAGAAGGCTACAGAAAGTTCTCCGTTACCCACACTAAGTACGGAAGAACCAACTACAACTCCCAATCCACTGGCAACAACGACTCCAACGATtccaacaacaactacagtgGCAGCCACTACTCGAATTACAACCACCACCATTTCGGAATCCTCTACGGAAACCACGTCGTCTCCAAAGCCAGAACCTACTACTCCTAAACCCACAACAACGACGGCTCCAGAGACAACAACAGTGACCATATCTACTCAAAATCCAATCACGTCCAGTCCGAAAACCTCCTCGGCAACCATACCCACAGCAAAACCAAGTTCCAGCACACAAAGGCCGACCACACCAACTCGCCAACCGACAACAGTTACGGCACCAACTACAAGTATCGGAACCACGAAGGTTCCAACTACCACTACCCCGCAAGTCTCCACCGCCTCGACTGCAGTGACCACTGTGACGCGACCGCCATGTCCCGATCACGACTCCACCTCAG ATCAGAACACACATCCTGCATGCACACAAGAACACCAACAAGTGAACCTACTTGAACTACAATCACCacagaaacaagaaaagcccacccacacacaaaccAACACTGCATTTGCCGGAAGTAGGAACACTTTGGACGGGCAGGAAGTGCCCGACTACATGGACGATGCACCGTCCTCCGCCGATGCGGAATCAGGGCAGGCAACAACAGCTAGGGCTCCAACCATGTCCACCCTGGCGGCGGCCCACCTTCTGCAGAAACTGTTTCACATAATCTCCACCACGCCGCCGAGCAAGGAGCACGCTCCCACTCAGCGACCTTCCAGTCAGCTGTCCTCCAGCCCGCGTCCGCGAGGAGTGACCATTGCTCAGATGGCCAAGCACAACCTGGCCACCTCCAAGCCCTTTATCGCGCACTCTCTACGGCTCTCCATCCAGCAGCTGGCCTCCACCCAGAAGCGCTCTATCCCACCCAAGGCCCTTGTCACGCACAACACCACCAAGAAGGAGCCGGAGGACTCCGAGTACTACGACAGTGAGACATCGGAGCAGTACGCGGACGAGGACAACGAGGTGCTGGACAAAACGCAGCCAAAGGCAATGTCCAGCACCACTGTGGCCGCAGTGATCCCTGCTGCTCCGTCTACGAGCACTGAGCCACAGGCACATGAAACCACTTCTGTGCCAAGTCCGACCAAGGCAGCTCCCTCATCCACAGCCCAGCCCATTGAGTCGACAACTGGAGAGCCGGACTACGGCGACAGCTCTGGCGGCTCTGACTATGTCAATGACGCGAATGACATTGCGAGCGGTGTAGTCAGCAGCCTGGAGGCCAGGAAGAACTTCCTGCTCAGCCTCCTGAAGCAGCGCCTAACTCCTACAGAAGTGAAGAAGCCATTGCCGGCTATGACCACATCCACAACCACAGGTGCCCCTCAGTCATCGAGCAGCAGTGCAAGTCCTGCGTCCACCACAAGCGAGAGCACTGCTTCGCCCACGAGTTCGACCGCAAGACCAGCTCTGACTGCTAGTAAGCACTTACGTCCAGAGGCACTCAGTCGGCAGAAAAGTTCGACACCTCTGAGTGCGGAATACTatgatgaggacgaggactACATGGAAGACGAGCCCGCTGCTTTTTCTGATGCTGACCAAAAAGAGCGGGGCGCAACCTTAGTAGGGGATAAGCCACCAGCGGCCACCGCCAAGCGACACGTGGCACCTCCATCGGCGCAGCCCGTAGCACAGACGATGCTCAATATATTAGCAACCAGGAGCGAGGCAAACGAAGTGGAAGTAAAAGGCGCATCCGACGGAGTGCAGTTTAGGAAACTCGGTAGCAAGGAAGGCCAGACTCCCACCGAAAGTCCAACCAACAGCGCATCAGTAGTGGCTGAGGCTCTAAGCCGAAGACTGGCCGACAGAGTTGGGCATCCTTCTGGCCCAACCGTGCCACACACATCTAATCCAAAGCCAACCGAATCAGTCATGCAAACAACGATACAAAGCAGAATACCACAAACTGAATCATCTTCGCAAACACCACCATCGACATCTGCAGCAACACCAGcgacaccagcaacaccagcgaCACAAGCAACCCAAAAACCTCGAACATTCGAAtcgggaaaacaaaaaccagagTCCATCGCACAGAGTACCCAAGAAATAGTCACACAGACCACTCCAGAATCAgcgccaccagcaacagcaagagcaacgGCAGCACCTGTGCCCGTCGCAGTGCGCCAGGAAGTGCTGTCGGTGAACAGCAGGCCCTGGTTGCTGGCGGCGCGCAACCAGACCGTCCACCTCACACCCATCTCCTCCATATCGTCCATCTCCTCCGCCGCTCGAGCGCCAAGCAACCCAGTGAGCCTCGCTAACCGTTCGTTCAATCCACTAGTGTCCAGTCCCGAGGACCACTCCACGGAGAAGGTGCCGCAGCTCATCGTGAAGGTGTACGAGCCCATCGACCTGAAGATCGTCTTCTGTCCGAAGTCCTGCGACCAGGACCACGATCACAAATTCG